A region of Flavobacterium album DNA encodes the following proteins:
- the lpdA gene encoding dihydrolipoyl dehydrogenase: MSSFDVVVIGSGPGGYVAAIRCAQLGFNTAIVEKYPTLGGTCLNVGCIPSKALLDSSHHYHDATSHFKEHGIDIAGEIKVNFEQMIARKQGVVDQNVTGIKYLMDKNKITVLEGIGSFEDATHIKITKADGASETVEAKYTIIATGSKPSSLPFIKIDKEKIITSTEALKLKEVPKHLIVIGGGVIGLELGQVYLRLGAQVSVVEYLDRIIPGMDAGLSKELTKVLKKQGMKFYTSHKVKSVERSGKGVQVHAENAKGETITLDGDYALVSVGRRPYTDGLNAEAAGVKITERGQVEVNDHLQTAASNIYAIGDVIKGAMLAHKAEEEGVFVAETIAGQKPHIDYNLIPGVVYTWPEVAAVGKTEEQLKEAGVEYKSGSFPFKALGRSRASMDTDGFVKILADAKTDEVLGIHMIGARTADLIAEAVTAMEFKASAEDISRMSHAHPTYAEAVKEAALAATDNRPIHI, encoded by the coding sequence ATGAGTTCATTTGATGTAGTCGTTATAGGTTCCGGCCCCGGCGGTTATGTGGCAGCAATCCGTTGCGCACAATTGGGTTTCAACACTGCTATTGTAGAAAAATATCCAACCCTTGGCGGCACCTGCCTTAATGTAGGCTGTATCCCTTCTAAGGCGCTGCTCGATTCGTCGCACCATTACCACGATGCTACATCGCATTTTAAAGAGCACGGCATCGATATTGCCGGCGAGATAAAAGTCAATTTTGAGCAGATGATCGCGCGCAAGCAGGGTGTTGTAGACCAGAACGTTACCGGCATCAAGTACCTGATGGACAAAAATAAGATTACCGTTCTTGAAGGCATAGGTTCTTTCGAAGATGCTACTCACATTAAGATAACTAAAGCGGATGGCGCATCAGAAACGGTTGAAGCAAAATATACTATTATTGCTACAGGTTCAAAACCATCGTCATTGCCATTCATTAAAATAGACAAAGAAAAAATAATCACTTCTACCGAAGCCCTTAAGCTGAAAGAGGTACCGAAACACCTTATCGTTATTGGCGGCGGCGTTATCGGGCTTGAGCTGGGCCAGGTGTACCTTCGCCTTGGCGCGCAGGTTTCGGTGGTGGAATACCTTGACCGCATAATACCGGGAATGGACGCAGGCTTATCAAAAGAGCTTACTAAAGTGCTTAAAAAGCAGGGCATGAAGTTCTACACGTCGCACAAAGTGAAGTCAGTAGAGCGTTCTGGTAAAGGTGTGCAGGTCCATGCTGAGAACGCCAAAGGAGAAACAATTACCCTTGATGGCGATTATGCATTGGTATCAGTAGGCCGCCGTCCATATACTGACGGGCTTAATGCTGAGGCTGCCGGAGTGAAAATTACCGAAAGGGGACAGGTTGAAGTGAATGATCACCTGCAAACAGCTGCATCTAACATTTACGCTATTGGCGATGTCATCAAAGGTGCAATGCTTGCCCACAAAGCAGAAGAAGAAGGCGTATTTGTTGCTGAAACTATTGCTGGGCAAAAACCGCATATCGACTATAACCTGATACCGGGCGTTGTTTACACATGGCCGGAAGTTGCTGCTGTAGGCAAAACCGAAGAGCAGTTGAAAGAAGCAGGAGTTGAGTACAAATCAGGCAGCTTCCCGTTCAAAGCGCTTGGACGCAGCCGCGCGAGCATGGACACTGATGGTTTCGTAAAGATACTAGCCGATGCCAAAACGGATGAAGTATTGGGCATCCACATGATCGGCGCACGTACAGCCGACCTCATCGCCGAAGCAGTAACAGCTATGGAATTTAAGGCATCTGCCGAAGATATCTCAAGGATGAGCCACGCACACCCAACGTATGCCGAAGCCGTTAAGGAAGCAGCGCTGGCGGCAACAGATAACAGGCCGATACATATATAA
- a CDS encoding anthranilate synthase component I family protein — translation MIKINALRTTATFIITEPAAFKQQLLQWAQQFREVVFLDSNSYKQQYTSYDAVLAVDALTSIKTDYHNAFDALNEYQQITKDWLFGYLSYDLKNDTENLQSDNFDGLGFPDLFFFQPKKLFLLKGNELEMQYLRMCDDEIRSDFEEITNYELQITPSIDNQQPTTINQRISKDSYLEKVQQMLAHIYRGDIYEANFCMEFYVANAAIDPVDTYKKLNAVSEPPFAVYFKNYKHYLMSASPERYLRKEENKVISQPIKGTARRSADPDEDNTIKKELAANEKERSENIMIVDLVRNDLSRTAAKGSVEVEELCGAYTFKQVHHLISTVVSQVAEGCTPVDVICTTYPMGSMTGAPKISAMEIIEKLEETKRGLYSGAVGYFTPDGDFDFNVVIRSILYNAENNYVSFSVGSAITSKAIPELEYEECLLKARAMRQVLES, via the coding sequence ATGATCAAAATAAACGCATTGAGAACTACCGCAACATTTATTATAACAGAACCTGCTGCTTTTAAACAACAACTGCTGCAATGGGCACAGCAGTTCCGAGAAGTGGTATTCCTGGACAGCAATAGCTATAAGCAACAGTATACATCCTATGATGCTGTACTGGCAGTAGATGCGCTCACTTCCATTAAAACCGATTACCACAATGCTTTTGATGCACTGAATGAATACCAACAGATCACTAAAGACTGGCTGTTTGGGTATCTTTCATACGACCTTAAGAATGACACAGAAAACCTGCAATCTGATAATTTCGACGGGCTTGGTTTTCCCGACTTGTTTTTCTTCCAGCCTAAAAAGTTGTTTTTGCTGAAAGGGAATGAACTGGAAATGCAGTATTTACGGATGTGCGATGATGAAATCCGATCAGACTTTGAAGAAATTACGAATTACGAATTACAAATTACGCCGTCAATCGACAACCAACAACCGACAACGATAAACCAGCGTATTTCCAAGGATAGCTATTTGGAAAAAGTGCAGCAAATGCTCGCGCACATCTATCGCGGCGACATTTATGAAGCGAATTTCTGTATGGAGTTCTATGTTGCAAATGCAGCTATTGATCCCGTTGATACTTACAAAAAACTAAATGCCGTTTCCGAGCCGCCGTTTGCTGTTTACTTTAAAAACTATAAGCATTATCTTATGTCGGCCTCACCGGAAAGGTATCTGCGAAAGGAGGAAAACAAAGTTATTTCGCAACCTATTAAAGGCACAGCAAGGCGCAGCGCTGACCCGGATGAGGATAATACTATTAAGAAGGAACTTGCCGCCAACGAAAAAGAACGTTCGGAAAATATAATGATCGTGGATTTGGTGCGCAATGACTTGTCGCGTACCGCAGCTAAAGGTTCGGTGGAAGTGGAAGAACTATGTGGGGCCTATACTTTTAAACAGGTACATCACCTTATTTCAACTGTGGTTTCGCAGGTTGCCGAAGGTTGTACCCCGGTAGATGTGATCTGTACTACATACCCCATGGGCAGCATGACGGGTGCTCCTAAAATATCAGCTATGGAAATCATTGAGAAACTCGAAGAAACAAAGCGCGGGCTGTACAGTGGGGCAGTAGGATACTTTACCCCGGATGGAGATTTCGATTTTAATGTGGTGATACGCAGCATCCTTTATAACGCGGAAAACAACTATGTATCTTTTTCTGTGGGAAGCGCTATTACATCAAAAGCAATACCTGAACTTGAGTATGAAGAGTGCTTGTTAAAAGCACGTGCAATGAGACAGGTACTGGAAAGTTAA